The nucleotide window AGTCTTAGAAAATGGTAATAAAGATAATATTATAGAAATAAAGGATTGTACAATATATACGGAAAATAAAGAAAAATTATTAGAAATAGAAGATTTTATAATAAATAAAAGTAATGGATTATATATTATAAAAGGAAAAAATGGAAGTGGAAAAACAACTATTTTAAATTTATTAACGCAAATAGCTTCACCTGAAATAATCAAGAAAAATAAAAAGAATTCTGCATTTTATTTTTCTAAAGAGTTTATTGAAAGTTGTTCATATTTATATAATCCTGTATATCTTTTTGAAGGTGATGTTAAAACAAATATTATATTTAACAATACAGAAGATCCCCAATATCTAAAAGAGATAATTTCTATGCTAAATATAAATAATTTAGATAAAAAAATAAATTTTCAAAATTTGAATATTTCATTGGGTGAAAAACAGAAAATACATCTGGCAAGAGTTTTGTATTTTTCAAAAGATAAAAATATTTTATTATTAGATGAGCCACTTTCAAATCTTGATTATAAAACCAAGGAAAATATTAAAGACTATTTGGGTAAATTAAAAGAGGAAAAAATAATACTGGTTGTATCCCATGAAAACCTATTTGATGATATTGCTAATAAAATTTATAACATAATTGATAATAAAATTCTTGAGGAAAGGAAGGAGGTGATAGAATGAAAGAAATTTTAAAACCATTAAAAGTTAAAAAAATAGGATATACCGCTGAATGCGGCGTAGGTGGAGTTTCAAATTGTTGTAATGGAACATCTTCTAAATTAAACTAAAACTTGTAGAAGGGTTCACCCTTCTACTTTTTATGATGTATCAAAGAATTTGTAAATTTATATAAATCTCATTGAATTTTAAAAAAATTACAAATAATATATAAATTTTATACTCTCAAAAATTTCTCAATAATAGAATCAAGAAGTTTTTCTTCAGCATCTTCAAAAGAAAAATAACCTAAAGCAACTCGTTTTTGAGTAATATTATACTTCAAAGCAAAAGATTTCAAATTACCTCTAATTTTTGGAATAATAGGTCATTTAATATCATGTCTAACGGCATTTCTTAAAAATACATCAAAGATTTTCATTTCTTCATCATTAAGTTCAAAAAAGTATCTATATGATTTAATAAACAGTAGAAAGTTCTATTTTCTTTCAAGACTAAGGAGATTTAGAAAGAGTTATATTATTATATAATATAAAAAATATTTTGTTGACAATCTGAGGTGGCACAAAGTGCCTCTTTTTTTATATTATGGTAATATTGATTTAATAACAAAATTTTATAATTGCAAATGATTTGCAAATGCAAATAAATTTTAATTGGAGGTGAAAATATGCATAAGAAATATTTATTGATATTATTTTTATTTATTGGGATTTTAGGATATTCTATAAACATTTCTGTTTCTATAAATCCTTATTATTTAATTTTAAAAGATATTATTGATAAAAATGATACTATAAATGTGATAGTTCCTTCAGGCAAAAGTCCTCATACATATTCATTATCCTCAAAGGATATTATAAATATTTATAAAAGTGATCTCATAATTTTTAACGGATTAAATTCAGAAATATTTATAAATAAAATCATTACCAATATTAAAAAGAAGAAAATTCCGTACTTATTTATTTCTGAAATAATTCCGCGGAATGAATTGATTTTAAGTGATGAACACAATAATAAAAACAGCCATAATGAATTTTTTAATCCACATGTATGGTTAAATCCTTGTTTAGTATATAATTATATAATACCAGATATTGTTGAAAAGCTAGTTGAAATTAATCCTTCAAAAAAGGATGTTTATATTAATAATGCAGAAATCTTAAAAGAAAAATTAAAACTTTTGGATGCATATTTATTAATAAAATCACGAGAAATAGAGGGCGGTATTATTACTTTTCATAATTCATTTCCATATTTTGCCAAACGATATAATATAAATATTGCAGGAGTGATTGAGAACTCACCAGGTGTTGAACCGACAATATCTGAAATGAAAAAATTAACGGATTTAGCTAGAAAAAACAAAGTAAAAGCAATTTTTTCTGAGCCTCAATTAAATAAGAAATTAGCAGAAAAATTAGCAAAAACTTTAAATTTAAATCTTGGAATTTTAGATCCACTTGGTACAAATGTTAATTCTATAGATGAGTTATATTTATCGACATTTTTAAATATATTAAATGCGATAAGGTGATATTATGAAATTAACAAAACCAAGGCGAGATATTTTGAAGATATATGAAAGGATTGAATATCCTTTAAAT belongs to Marinitoga sp. 1197 and includes:
- a CDS encoding ATP-binding cassette domain-containing protein, whose translation is MEENHFYNYNEEKKLVLENGNKDNIIEIKDCTIYTENKEKLLEIEDFIINKSNGLYIIKGKNGSGKTTILNLLTQIASPEIIKKNKKNSAFYFSKEFIESCSYLYNPVYLFEGDVKTNIIFNNTEDPQYLKEIISMLNINNLDKKINFQNLNISLGEKQKIHLARVLYFSKDKNILLLDEPLSNLDYKTKENIKDYLGKLKEEKIILVVSHENLFDDIANKIYNIIDNKILEERKEVIE
- a CDS encoding metal ABC transporter substrate-binding protein gives rise to the protein MHKKYLLILFLFIGILGYSINISVSINPYYLILKDIIDKNDTINVIVPSGKSPHTYSLSSKDIINIYKSDLIIFNGLNSEIFINKIITNIKKKKIPYLFISEIIPRNELILSDEHNNKNSHNEFFNPHVWLNPCLVYNYIIPDIVEKLVEINPSKKDVYINNAEILKEKLKLLDAYLLIKSREIEGGIITFHNSFPYFAKRYNINIAGVIENSPGVEPTISEMKKLTDLARKNKVKAIFSEPQLNKKLAEKLAKTLNLNLGILDPLGTNVNSIDELYLSTFLNILNAIR